A window of the Bdellovibrio sp. ZAP7 genome harbors these coding sequences:
- a CDS encoding biopolymer transporter ExbD yields the protein MSASGNGNDKLNFEINILPILDILSVLICFLLLTAVWLQIGTLDTKQAIGDNSTAGAVNPPSLWVTMEADGSMQLSLRDVPKAKTLEERIARSTEGVDLQRLEARLQAYKAQWPDLKTSVVRPGAQTNYGDVIRVMDKLKQNSFEGVGLSPLG from the coding sequence ATGAGCGCATCAGGTAACGGTAACGACAAATTAAACTTCGAAATCAATATCCTGCCGATTCTGGATATCCTTTCTGTACTCATCTGCTTTTTGCTTTTGACTGCGGTTTGGTTGCAAATCGGTACTCTTGATACGAAACAAGCTATTGGTGACAACTCCACTGCGGGAGCCGTAAACCCACCGTCACTTTGGGTGACGATGGAAGCCGACGGCAGCATGCAACTTTCTTTGCGTGACGTTCCTAAAGCGAAAACTTTGGAAGAGCGTATCGCAAGATCGACTGAAGGTGTGGATTTGCAACGTCTTGAAGCACGTTTGCAAGCCTACAAAGCACAATGGCCAGATCTTAAAACAAGTGTGGTTCGTCCCGGCGCGCAGACCAATTATGGTGATGTGATCCGTGTGATGGATAAATTGAAGCAGAACTCATTCGAAGGCGTGGGCTTGTCCCCACTAGGGTAA
- a CDS encoding outer membrane beta-barrel domain-containing protein, which produces MKNFKLLSATVLLIALSSQNAFSAPAKKAVKKAATASSQPARVNDNSDVTNDIDSLGGNEQLMNMAQNIKSESRSRIVQERIVDRRNRLEVGVNYGMNFGGDAYTKTQAMGAALDFHITPRWSIGARYFDYGNSLSPEGKRIFDQAKANYQAGGRAYAVDIDYPESSVMAVLNWYPIYGKTSFMDVGVTQFDMYLLGGGGQITLSSGSTAVYTAGLGIGAWITKHLTARAEVRYMNYNDKPVTGERNLNVVTGNLGLGWML; this is translated from the coding sequence ATGAAAAACTTTAAACTTCTTTCTGCAACTGTTTTGTTAATCGCACTTAGCTCGCAAAACGCTTTCTCAGCTCCTGCCAAAAAAGCTGTGAAAAAAGCGGCAACGGCTTCTTCTCAACCTGCTCGTGTTAACGACAATAGCGATGTCACTAATGACATCGACTCTTTGGGTGGTAACGAACAGTTGATGAACATGGCGCAAAATATCAAATCTGAAAGCCGTTCTCGTATCGTTCAAGAGCGTATCGTTGACAGACGCAACCGACTTGAAGTGGGTGTTAACTACGGAATGAATTTCGGTGGTGATGCTTACACGAAAACTCAAGCTATGGGTGCTGCTCTGGATTTCCACATCACTCCTCGTTGGTCTATTGGTGCAAGATACTTTGACTATGGAAACTCTTTGTCTCCAGAAGGAAAGCGTATTTTCGATCAAGCTAAAGCAAACTACCAAGCCGGTGGCCGTGCTTACGCTGTTGATATCGACTACCCAGAAAGTTCTGTAATGGCAGTTCTTAACTGGTACCCAATCTACGGTAAAACAAGCTTTATGGATGTTGGTGTAACTCAGTTCGATATGTACTTGCTTGGCGGTGGTGGTCAAATTACTTTGTCCAGCGGCTCAACTGCAGTTTACACAGCAGGTCTTGGTATCGGTGCTTGGATTACAAAGCATCTAACTGCAAGAGCTGAAGTTCGTTACATGAATTACAACGACAAACCAGTAACAGGTGAACGCAACTTGAATGTTGTCACTGGTAACCTTGGTCTTGGATGGATGTTATGA
- a CDS encoding ABC transporter substrate-binding protein has product MKIKYLVLPLFCISGSVEAKVARLVTFPIPLFVESKDKGSFLKLANEISSRTKSKFKVEVLTSNKAKLAFSNGKAEGFFPGMDNSVPKDALKSTPFYIRTNFIFYREKRPLKTFKELYGKNVGLTFRYHYPAEIQENSKVKFIYADDDVANMRRLADGTIDAFIVEERSGLRALELSKVQGINYSRENPVSSQDCYFAFRNDEEGQNLLKEFNTVLEQMKADGSLQKVLKLTEPSVMKSNL; this is encoded by the coding sequence ATGAAAATCAAATATCTGGTTCTTCCCTTATTTTGTATTTCCGGTTCTGTGGAAGCCAAGGTCGCACGCCTGGTGACTTTTCCTATTCCTTTATTTGTGGAAAGCAAAGACAAAGGATCATTTCTAAAGCTCGCTAACGAAATTTCCTCTCGCACTAAAAGTAAATTCAAGGTCGAGGTTCTGACTTCTAATAAAGCAAAGTTAGCTTTTTCTAATGGAAAAGCGGAAGGGTTTTTTCCGGGAATGGACAACTCCGTTCCGAAAGATGCGTTGAAATCCACGCCCTTTTATATTCGGACCAATTTTATTTTTTATCGTGAAAAACGTCCCTTGAAGACATTTAAAGAGCTTTACGGAAAAAATGTTGGCTTAACCTTCCGTTATCACTATCCGGCGGAGATTCAGGAAAACAGCAAAGTGAAATTCATCTATGCCGATGATGACGTTGCCAATATGCGCCGCTTGGCTGATGGAACCATTGATGCCTTTATCGTTGAGGAACGGTCAGGGCTTCGTGCTTTAGAGTTAAGTAAAGTTCAAGGTATCAACTATAGCCGTGAAAATCCGGTATCGAGTCAGGATTGTTATTTTGCTTTTCGAAATGATGAAGAGGGGCAGAATCTGCTAAAAGAATTTAATACGGTTTTGGAACAAATGAAAGCGGATGGAAGTCTGCAGAAGGTTCTGAAGTTAACAGAACCTTCTGTGATGAAATCGAATCTTTAG
- a CDS encoding MnmC family methyltransferase — MIEPKPLKSWRDLGFEIEITKDQSPTLRLLESLDPAKPYGESMHHSGGASTETTHLYGNVAADVLEKVDNPHFMVVGLGLGYIEMNIAREALKRNKSVGLITSYESIPELREFFYLWLHDQYSSLLPDVAAVYDDALMHVLKGTEIQVSELKSFLKQHFVNLTDIHGSLHEGIKFVSRYHGFFYDAFSSKTHPHLWGEDFLNRLLLESSAEQSVLTTYACKSNMKRALRMQGFVVTERPGFFSKRGSTLGVKAFPIVDQ; from the coding sequence ATGATTGAGCCAAAACCACTGAAATCATGGCGTGATCTAGGGTTTGAGATCGAAATTACCAAGGATCAAAGCCCCACTTTGCGTCTATTGGAATCCTTAGATCCTGCAAAACCCTATGGCGAGTCCATGCATCACTCCGGCGGGGCGAGCACTGAAACCACCCATCTTTACGGGAATGTGGCGGCCGATGTTTTAGAGAAAGTTGATAATCCTCATTTTATGGTGGTGGGATTGGGCTTGGGCTACATCGAAATGAATATTGCCCGCGAGGCCCTTAAGCGAAATAAATCCGTGGGCCTTATCACCAGCTACGAAAGTATTCCTGAACTGCGTGAGTTCTTTTATCTGTGGCTGCATGATCAATACTCAAGTCTTTTACCAGATGTTGCCGCAGTTTATGATGATGCTTTGATGCACGTTTTGAAAGGCACCGAAATTCAAGTCAGCGAGTTAAAGTCTTTCTTGAAGCAACATTTCGTAAATCTCACGGATATTCATGGTTCTCTTCATGAAGGCATAAAATTCGTTTCTCGTTATCACGGTTTTTTCTATGATGCTTTCAGTTCTAAAACTCATCCCCATCTATGGGGTGAGGATTTTTTGAATCGTCTGCTGTTGGAATCTTCTGCTGAACAAAGTGTCCTTACGACTTACGCTTGCAAAAGCAATATGAAGCGCGCTTTACGAATGCAAGGATTCGTCGTAACTGAACGTCCCGGATTTTTTTCTAAACGAGGTTCGACATTGGGAGTGAAGGCGTTCCCAATTGTTGATCAGTAA
- a CDS encoding AgmX/PglI C-terminal domain-containing protein, producing MNAAKLIILENIAGQKVRTFAVDSESLNIVYLKDQRRVEALADLKVLKDNDIDYSLLKKIDLSKLSAKGESLAGLGRIRLASNDDVTSPQYSLHEEQDEEQLKTMLTRTALTHLVIVGIIMMGTFIAAKYFTKKDEAPLVTIVIPKEAPKVVENKPVPHVKMSEKKIKPSNKVYKPVVKKQPIKVKKYTVNTNKAKSVQRVGALAALGGTPKGTRGYEGLDNNSMKAIRSAGIGNGGGGVGSAGRGGVKGYLPGNGLIAGSAGEGGRAESAGGYGTRGVGGGRAGYGKMNMVGGTAASSLPLDAEATVEGGLDRDQIIAVINRNKGQIVYCYEKGLQAQPAIGGRVAVDFVIGPNGRITTAKVAQSSLGSAMVENCMIAKMKSWQFPKPVGKVNVDVLYPFELMRVSAR from the coding sequence ATGAACGCAGCAAAACTAATCATTCTAGAAAACATCGCGGGACAAAAAGTCCGCACGTTTGCGGTTGATTCAGAGTCCTTGAACATCGTGTACCTTAAGGATCAACGCCGTGTTGAAGCCTTGGCAGACTTGAAAGTTCTTAAAGACAATGACATCGACTATAGCCTTCTTAAAAAGATCGATCTTTCTAAGTTGAGCGCTAAAGGTGAATCTTTGGCCGGTTTAGGTCGTATCCGCCTGGCAAGTAACGATGACGTGACAAGCCCTCAATACTCTTTGCATGAAGAGCAGGATGAAGAGCAACTAAAGACAATGTTGACTCGTACGGCACTTACTCACTTGGTCATTGTCGGGATCATCATGATGGGTACTTTCATCGCCGCAAAATACTTTACTAAAAAAGATGAAGCTCCTTTGGTAACTATCGTTATTCCTAAAGAAGCTCCTAAAGTTGTGGAAAACAAACCGGTTCCTCACGTGAAGATGTCTGAAAAGAAAATCAAGCCATCTAATAAAGTGTATAAACCAGTCGTTAAGAAACAACCTATCAAAGTTAAGAAATACACTGTGAACACGAACAAAGCGAAAAGCGTACAACGCGTGGGTGCTTTGGCTGCCTTGGGTGGAACTCCTAAAGGCACTCGTGGTTACGAAGGTCTTGATAACAACTCCATGAAAGCCATTCGCTCTGCAGGTATCGGTAACGGTGGCGGCGGTGTTGGTTCAGCAGGTCGTGGTGGTGTTAAAGGTTACCTTCCTGGCAACGGCTTGATCGCTGGTTCTGCAGGCGAAGGTGGTCGTGCAGAAAGCGCTGGCGGCTACGGCACTCGTGGTGTTGGTGGCGGTCGCGCGGGTTACGGTAAGATGAATATGGTTGGTGGTACTGCTGCTTCCAGTCTTCCCCTTGATGCGGAAGCGACTGTTGAAGGTGGTTTGGACCGTGACCAAATCATCGCGGTTATCAACCGTAATAAAGGTCAAATCGTATATTGTTACGAAAAAGGTTTGCAAGCCCAACCCGCAATCGGTGGTCGTGTAGCAGTTGACTTCGTGATCGGTCCAAATGGTCGCATCACAACAGCTAAAGTGGCACAAAGTTCTTTGGGTTCGGCAATGGTTGAAAACTGCATGATCGCTAAAATGAAATCATGGCAATTCCCGAAACCAGTTGGAAAAGTAAACGTTGATGTTCTTTACCCATTCGAATTAATGCGCGTTTCGGCTCGCTAA
- a CDS encoding biopolymer transporter ExbD yields the protein MRTSFVNVNKARSPLMETQSLKPGGKKKSSGARNLALALPLTSLIDAFSIIVIYLLIGTQSNGIEVKSGQMNLPIAEHSQGVDKEMAILRIEKGNYFINDERVVGSQLGSKLESLKKASKEEVELMIQADTEMKYADLDPIIKAGSLAGIEKLKFAVVPKQ from the coding sequence ATGAGAACTTCATTTGTAAATGTAAACAAAGCCCGTTCTCCCTTGATGGAAACCCAATCGCTGAAACCAGGCGGCAAAAAGAAGTCTTCTGGTGCACGCAATCTGGCTTTGGCGCTTCCGTTGACATCATTGATCGATGCTTTCTCTATCATCGTGATCTATCTTTTGATCGGTACGCAATCAAACGGTATCGAAGTTAAAAGCGGTCAAATGAATCTGCCAATCGCAGAACACTCTCAAGGTGTTGATAAAGAAATGGCGATTTTGAGAATCGAAAAAGGCAACTACTTCATTAATGACGAACGTGTCGTCGGCAGCCAGTTGGGATCTAAATTGGAATCCTTGAAAAAGGCTTCTAAAGAAGAGGTAGAGCTGATGATCCAAGCTGACACCGAAATGAAATACGCTGACCTGGATCCAATCATCAAGGCTGGTTCTTTGGCAGGTATTGAAAAACTTAAATTTGCGGTGGTACCAAAACAATGA
- a CDS encoding TIGR01212 family radical SAM protein (This family includes YhcC from E. coli K-12, an uncharacterized radical SAM protein.) translates to MEKGWLGLPYHTISEHYNHLFGEKVYKIPVTVVDNCPNRMGLKGMQTCVFCDVWGSAANAEAMTMELREQIEKYHAHIADRYNAKAFLIYFQAYTNTFTKVSALRNNFDIALSYPWVKGFTLGTRPDCLSKSVMDLWNEYHEKSFVAVEMGVQSFFNDELEFMRRGHTAEAAVEAIHKIADNTKVDLGIHLIFGSPGETDERIIKTAEIVNTLPITNVKLHNLHVLKNTPLEGMYHAGEFSPIDQVTYTRRVELFLQHLSPRFALHRLAAYSSRWDELVAPDWTKNKMGTHQAIIDHLRANGSYQSQYFHANSELDLSAQAVLLKKSRRVDASPC, encoded by the coding sequence ATGGAAAAAGGCTGGTTGGGACTTCCCTATCACACTATCAGTGAGCACTACAATCATCTCTTTGGCGAGAAGGTCTATAAGATCCCCGTCACTGTGGTTGATAATTGCCCAAACCGTATGGGTTTAAAGGGTATGCAAACCTGTGTGTTTTGTGATGTGTGGGGATCCGCTGCAAATGCGGAAGCCATGACCATGGAACTTCGCGAACAGATCGAAAAATATCATGCCCACATTGCTGATCGTTACAATGCCAAGGCGTTTTTGATTTACTTCCAAGCCTATACCAACACTTTCACCAAAGTGTCGGCTCTTCGTAACAATTTTGATATCGCACTTTCCTATCCGTGGGTAAAGGGCTTCACCTTAGGAACTCGCCCGGATTGCCTTTCCAAATCCGTGATGGACCTGTGGAACGAGTATCATGAGAAGTCCTTTGTCGCGGTCGAGATGGGCGTGCAAAGCTTCTTTAATGATGAATTGGAGTTCATGCGCCGGGGTCACACTGCGGAGGCCGCTGTGGAAGCCATCCATAAGATTGCTGATAACACCAAAGTGGACTTGGGAATTCATTTGATCTTTGGAAGCCCGGGTGAAACGGATGAGCGCATTATTAAGACGGCAGAGATCGTAAACACTCTGCCTATTACCAATGTGAAACTTCACAATCTGCATGTTCTTAAAAACACTCCGCTGGAAGGCATGTACCACGCCGGGGAATTTTCTCCGATTGATCAGGTCACTTACACGCGCCGAGTGGAGTTGTTCCTGCAGCATTTATCGCCGCGCTTTGCTTTGCACCGTTTGGCGGCTTATTCGTCTCGTTGGGATGAGTTGGTAGCGCCGGATTGGACAAAAAATAAAATGGGCACACATCAAGCGATCATCGATCACTTGCGCGCCAATGGATCCTATCAATCTCAATATTTTCACGCGAATTCGGAGTTGGATCTTTCCGCCCAGGCAGTTTTGCTAAAAAAATCCCGCCGCGTGGACGCATCTCCGTGCTGA
- a CDS encoding vWA domain-containing protein encodes MKPLIALCIYLSAFLLLSACAQESGTIIAQKTLEQPKVELPVYPDVVQPEQPEIPVYPTVNQPEIVWITEDGGQSQLDFNPRVDILFVTDNSDSMKSAQANLIKNLNRFTNGITNNKMIDYHIGVISTWDSSERFATKKKDTYQIGELRNVKSIAGTDSKERFVTKKDSAGVLANTLKIGVAPYAEGGPEVEEFFSPLAAALDKSGHAAVNEGFFREDAQLVVIFMTDADDSSTRITPEQMAQTLIDFKGGRQDKVSVYGVLVNAKDPDSVKDWDLRVHPKYHPECFTGQKNNGKCTGFGPERLEEMIVAANSGAGNPKQIREQYIMSITSPIFGTELGRMGDSITVKTLEKQIFLSQIPRVDDAGKLMLRVRYGTADVLAQGKGQLIPNKANGGWTYNPSSNSVKLSGNVKYEYKEGARFAVDLVPVPLAN; translated from the coding sequence GTGAAACCACTTATAGCTCTTTGCATTTACCTTTCAGCGTTTTTGTTGCTTTCAGCTTGTGCGCAAGAATCTGGCACTATCATTGCGCAAAAAACTCTGGAACAACCAAAAGTTGAGCTTCCTGTTTACCCGGACGTTGTTCAACCAGAACAACCAGAAATTCCAGTTTACCCAACTGTGAATCAGCCAGAAATCGTTTGGATCACAGAGGACGGCGGTCAAAGTCAGCTTGATTTCAACCCACGCGTTGACATCCTGTTTGTAACTGACAACTCGGACTCTATGAAATCTGCGCAAGCAAACTTGATCAAGAACTTGAACCGTTTCACAAATGGTATCACGAACAACAAGATGATCGACTACCATATCGGCGTGATCTCCACTTGGGACAGCTCGGAGCGTTTTGCGACGAAGAAAAAAGATACTTACCAAATTGGTGAGCTTCGCAATGTTAAATCGATAGCAGGTACTGATTCTAAAGAACGTTTTGTAACTAAAAAAGACTCTGCCGGTGTTTTGGCGAACACTTTGAAAATCGGTGTTGCTCCTTATGCTGAAGGTGGCCCTGAAGTTGAAGAATTCTTCTCTCCCCTTGCCGCAGCTTTAGATAAAAGCGGTCATGCAGCAGTGAATGAAGGCTTCTTCCGTGAAGACGCCCAACTCGTCGTAATCTTTATGACGGATGCTGATGATTCTTCAACTCGCATCACTCCAGAGCAAATGGCGCAAACTTTGATTGATTTCAAAGGTGGTCGCCAGGATAAGGTTTCCGTATACGGTGTCTTGGTTAATGCCAAAGATCCAGACTCTGTAAAAGACTGGGATTTGCGTGTTCACCCGAAATACCACCCGGAGTGCTTTACGGGTCAAAAGAACAACGGCAAATGTACTGGTTTCGGTCCAGAGCGTTTGGAAGAAATGATCGTGGCTGCGAATAGCGGTGCCGGCAATCCAAAACAAATCCGTGAACAGTATATCATGAGCATCACTTCCCCGATCTTCGGTACAGAGTTGGGTCGCATGGGAGATTCCATTACGGTTAAGACTTTGGAAAAACAAATTTTCCTAAGCCAAATCCCACGCGTGGATGACGCTGGTAAATTGATGTTGCGTGTTCGTTACGGTACGGCTGATGTTTTGGCTCAAGGCAAAGGTCAGTTGATTCCTAACAAAGCGAACGGTGGTTGGACTTACAATCCAAGTTCAAACTCTGTGAAACTTTCTGGTAACGTAAAATACGAATACAAAGAAGGCGCTAGATTCGCCGTAGACCTGGTTCCAGTTCCTTTAGCTAACTAA
- a CDS encoding lipopolysaccharide assembly protein LapB, which translates to MRTLKRLLIISPILAGALFTQIARAEKMNSDTQDLVVGKMERVLKAMDSKDPSWVPTQQRLADTLAERARTRFMQEVEANCDGCKGSKADRQKAIEIYENVLAKIELNEHGPILFQLGHLYEMAGQNDKSIELFQSIVKDAKKKSISADIVSRSHAELGDLLFQKGKFKEAKAHYVIALKDKKLQNRALATYNMAWSDFNDDKLASAISTMEGLLSKPELITRDTETGASYDPVFHADIVRDLGTFYARRNISVKEIARYEVLSPKEKRKELLLNFAQEADRVGQKQAAADILSRYMDQEGLTDAETLEAFVRMAKINYDRGQTGKSTQDFAKAAKSFKNTCKDATKCEELKKTMKTYVTELHRSKKLKPDQDLLNSYVIYSNTFPEDTEMTTRGAQVAMDMGKPAIAAQLYRAISDNSDLSEKERQNALLNEVAAGEKSNDASIQKAAYINFLKKGKDEGKSFEVRYQMAYLSYQQKQLKEAAVAFNDLATDKKGNADLRKKSADLALDSLAQLKNDEQIQELAANYAVIFPAHKAEFESTSRKALMNQAAALANNPNSSKSDMRTVLKRITNTNLASAKSEEKILFYTNESILAQKLGEEEIYVQALNKLIASDVSAAKKEAYLEQLTGYYEKKLDFANAYKTALRLKMPKVSEKDREFRLGTLADLANMNPQRHYRAALKLGIKGDRAMVMRTRLVLMSGNPASELKAQSNELRRSPSLLNDTALLVFARHGMSGNLKSVLDMKEIRNRSAAQFIQKQPFYNKALSFKNQIASHMIVTKSDKQMQRDITERIKLLAKADNLLQEANRTRDITAQLMALEIVSVENDRMVRDLVNLPMPKGLTPQEQAQYVGILKSKSKPYLMKAKFAEQRENDLLNNSQALAQMAQDYRTARPEIQNILKREMTLITQLQASGKMKSAVSDALNSSQATASDLASARKSVAAEPNNAGEIVKLKTLETKMGHPLMASYLEGRLNQLQRGKSL; encoded by the coding sequence ATGAGAACACTAAAACGCCTTCTAATTATCAGTCCGATTCTGGCAGGCGCTCTGTTTACGCAGATCGCTCGCGCAGAAAAGATGAACTCCGACACGCAAGATCTTGTCGTCGGCAAGATGGAGCGCGTTTTAAAGGCGATGGACAGCAAAGATCCATCGTGGGTACCAACGCAACAACGTTTGGCGGATACACTTGCTGAAAGAGCGCGCACGCGCTTTATGCAAGAAGTTGAAGCAAACTGTGACGGCTGCAAAGGCTCTAAGGCCGACCGTCAAAAAGCGATCGAGATCTATGAAAATGTCTTAGCTAAAATTGAGCTGAATGAACATGGTCCGATCTTGTTCCAATTGGGTCACTTGTACGAAATGGCTGGTCAAAACGACAAGTCCATCGAACTTTTCCAAAGCATCGTAAAAGACGCCAAGAAAAAATCCATCTCTGCCGATATCGTTTCCCGTTCCCACGCAGAGTTGGGCGATTTGCTTTTTCAAAAAGGCAAATTCAAAGAAGCGAAAGCTCACTACGTCATCGCTCTTAAAGATAAAAAACTTCAAAACCGCGCCTTGGCGACTTACAATATGGCGTGGAGTGATTTCAATGACGACAAACTGGCGTCAGCGATCTCCACTATGGAAGGCTTGCTTTCTAAGCCTGAACTGATCACTCGCGATACTGAAACAGGTGCTTCTTACGACCCTGTTTTCCACGCAGATATCGTGCGTGACCTTGGTACATTCTATGCGCGCAGAAACATCTCTGTGAAAGAAATCGCTCGCTATGAAGTGCTTTCCCCTAAAGAAAAACGTAAAGAATTGCTTCTAAACTTCGCTCAGGAAGCAGACCGTGTTGGTCAAAAACAAGCCGCTGCTGATATCTTGAGCCGTTATATGGATCAAGAAGGTTTGACAGATGCTGAGACTCTGGAAGCTTTCGTTCGTATGGCGAAAATCAACTATGACCGGGGTCAAACAGGTAAATCGACTCAAGACTTTGCCAAAGCTGCCAAGTCGTTCAAAAACACATGCAAAGACGCAACTAAATGTGAAGAGTTGAAAAAGACGATGAAGACGTATGTAACGGAACTTCACCGCTCTAAAAAATTGAAACCAGACCAGGATCTTTTGAACTCTTATGTGATCTATTCAAACACTTTCCCAGAAGACACAGAGATGACGACTCGCGGTGCTCAAGTTGCAATGGACATGGGTAAACCTGCTATTGCGGCTCAGCTGTACCGCGCAATCAGCGACAACTCTGATTTGTCTGAAAAAGAACGTCAAAATGCACTTTTGAATGAAGTGGCCGCTGGTGAAAAATCCAACGATGCGAGTATTCAAAAAGCGGCTTACATCAACTTCCTTAAAAAAGGTAAAGATGAAGGCAAATCTTTTGAAGTTCGTTACCAAATGGCTTACCTAAGCTACCAACAAAAACAGCTGAAAGAAGCTGCTGTTGCCTTCAATGACTTAGCGACAGATAAAAAAGGCAATGCGGATCTTCGTAAGAAATCAGCAGACCTGGCTTTGGACAGCTTGGCGCAATTAAAAAACGACGAGCAAATTCAAGAATTGGCAGCGAATTACGCAGTGATCTTTCCTGCTCACAAAGCGGAATTCGAATCCACAAGCCGTAAAGCTTTGATGAACCAAGCAGCGGCTTTGGCGAACAATCCAAACTCCAGCAAATCAGATATGCGCACTGTTTTGAAGCGCATTACGAACACAAATCTGGCATCTGCTAAATCTGAAGAAAAGATTTTGTTCTATACAAATGAAAGCATTTTGGCGCAAAAACTGGGTGAAGAAGAAATTTATGTTCAAGCCTTGAACAAATTGATCGCTTCTGATGTTTCAGCTGCGAAAAAAGAAGCTTACCTTGAGCAATTGACTGGCTACTATGAAAAGAAACTGGATTTCGCCAACGCTTATAAAACAGCTCTTCGTCTGAAAATGCCTAAAGTTTCTGAAAAAGACCGCGAGTTCCGTTTGGGTACTTTGGCAGACCTTGCCAACATGAATCCGCAACGTCACTACCGTGCCGCTTTGAAATTGGGCATTAAGGGTGACCGCGCAATGGTTATGCGCACTCGCCTGGTTCTTATGTCTGGCAATCCAGCCTCAGAATTGAAAGCTCAATCAAATGAACTTCGCCGCAGTCCTTCTCTATTGAATGACACGGCATTGTTGGTATTCGCTCGCCACGGTATGAGCGGTAACCTTAAATCTGTCTTGGACATGAAAGAGATCCGCAACCGTTCGGCTGCTCAATTCATCCAAAAACAGCCTTTCTATAACAAAGCATTGAGCTTTAAAAATCAGATCGCGTCCCACATGATCGTGACGAAATCTGATAAGCAAATGCAAAGAGATATCACGGAGCGTATCAAGCTTTTGGCTAAAGCCGATAACTTGCTTCAAGAGGCGAATCGCACTCGTGATATCACGGCTCAATTAATGGCACTTGAGATCGTTTCTGTTGAGAATGACAGAATGGTTCGTGATTTAGTGAACTTGCCTATGCCGAAGGGTTTAACTCCACAGGAGCAGGCTCAATACGTGGGTATCTTGAAGTCCAAATCCAAACCCTACCTGATGAAGGCGAAATTCGCGGAACAACGTGAAAATGACCTTCTAAACAACTCTCAGGCCCTGGCGCAAATGGCTCAGGATTACAGAACTGCCCGTCCTGAGATCCAAAACATCCTGAAACGCGAGATGACTTTGATCACTCAATTGCAAGCAAGTGGCAAAATGAAGTCAGCTGTTTCCGATGCGCTAAATTCGTCACAGGCAACAGCGTCTGATTTGGCCTCCGCGCGCAAATCAGTGGCAGCTGAGCCTAACAACGCAGGTGAGATTGTAAAACTTAAAACTCTAGAGACGAAAATGGGCCATCCCCTAATGGCTTCGTACCTGGAAGGCCGTTTAAATCAATTACAGAGAGGAAAAAGCCTATGA